The following proteins come from a genomic window of Peptoniphilus equinus:
- a CDS encoding ribonuclease E/G, whose protein sequence is MIYYDKNYPFAVDVDQDGNIERIFETRSLLGSIWRGRIEKKVGPFTFVTLGDTQVFLDEEVAPHEGESLLVQIIGDPREEEKAFRGTQRLSLTGRSMVVFDNRIRKVSGKLHGEDKMRLLSLADNEAMEGVLFRTEAGALSDDKLIDEYRSLRTTLQAFELERHRLPPIQQLYTPLFYQDWIGKPVYHNDSDLTTVLNSGGVYDAHFSYKTHELYSKLIALAASRVEMEQGFLKFERTSALHTIDVNTAAATLSHGKLNRTVNRQAAECIPREIERRNLSGVILIDFVGRSKDYQLLKILKRGFSDFNTRVYGFTELGLVEVARKNTGKTFFDLWRESQ, encoded by the coding sequence ATGATTTATTATGATAAGAACTATCCCTTTGCAGTGGACGTTGACCAGGACGGTAATATTGAACGCATTTTTGAAACAAGAAGCCTTCTTGGCAGTATTTGGCGAGGCCGTATTGAGAAGAAGGTGGGACCGTTTACCTTTGTGACTCTTGGAGACACTCAAGTCTTTTTAGATGAAGAGGTGGCACCTCATGAAGGGGAGAGCCTTCTTGTGCAAATCATCGGCGATCCGAGAGAAGAAGAGAAAGCGTTCAGAGGGACTCAGCGTCTGAGTCTTACAGGTCGAAGCATGGTAGTCTTCGACAACAGGATTCGAAAGGTCTCAGGCAAGTTACATGGTGAGGATAAGATGCGGCTTTTGAGTCTTGCTGACAATGAGGCTATGGAGGGTGTGCTCTTTCGCACTGAAGCCGGGGCATTGTCGGATGACAAGTTGATTGATGAATACCGTAGCCTTCGTACTACACTCCAGGCTTTTGAATTGGAGCGTCACCGTCTGCCACCGATTCAACAACTCTATACACCTCTGTTTTATCAAGACTGGATAGGGAAACCTGTGTATCACAATGATTCCGATTTGACGACGGTCCTTAATAGTGGTGGGGTTTATGATGCGCATTTCAGTTATAAGACTCATGAACTCTATTCTAAATTGATAGCTTTAGCTGCGTCTCGTGTGGAGATGGAACAAGGATTTTTAAAGTTTGAACGGACGTCAGCGCTTCACACCATTGATGTGAACACTGCCGCAGCGACCTTGTCTCACGGGAAGTTAAACAGGACGGTAAATAGACAAGCAGCTGAGTGTATCCCTCGCGAAATTGAACGGCGCAATCTCTCCGGTGTTATTTTGATTGATTTTGTAGGCAGATCGAAAGATTATCAGCTCCTCAAAATTCTAAAACGGGGTTTTAGCGATTTTAATACACGTGTTTACGGCTTCACCGAGCTGGGATTGGTGGAAGTGGCACGAAAAAATACAGGAAAGACGTTTTTTGACTTATGGCGCGAATCGCAGTGA
- the ygeW gene encoding knotted carbamoyltransferase YgeW, whose translation MSEKITNIINELEKLDYKNLFQDDFLHTWDKSQEELQAIFTVADALRAMREENISPKIFDSGLGISLFRDNSTRTRFSFASACNLLGLEVQDLDEGKSQQAHGETVKETANMISFMADVVGIRDDMYIGKGYKYMKDFSSYVQEGYDDGVLEQRPTLVNLQCDEDHPTQAMADLLHVIHEFGGVENLKGKKVAMTWAYSPSYGKPLSVPQGISALFTRFGMDVVLAHPEGYEIMPEIEKIAEDNAKTYGGSFTKTNSMEEAFKDADIVYPKSWAPFAAMEERTELYGNGDQAGIDRLEKELLEQNKQHMDWAATEDMMKLTKDGKALYMHCLPADITGVSCETGEVDATVFDRYRVPLYKEASFKPYIIAAMILLQKVENPVETLKQLVADAKERQKNK comes from the coding sequence ATGAGCGAAAAAATCACCAACATTATCAACGAACTTGAAAAACTGGATTATAAAAACTTATTCCAAGATGATTTTCTTCACACTTGGGACAAATCACAAGAAGAATTACAAGCTATCTTCACTGTAGCGGATGCGCTGAGAGCTATGCGCGAAGAAAATATTTCGCCTAAAATTTTCGATTCCGGCCTGGGAATTTCTCTCTTCCGTGACAATTCCACCCGCACTCGTTTTTCTTTTGCTTCCGCATGTAACTTGCTCGGTCTTGAAGTCCAAGACTTGGATGAAGGTAAATCGCAACAAGCTCACGGTGAAACAGTAAAAGAAACTGCCAATATGATTTCTTTTATGGCAGATGTTGTGGGCATTCGCGATGATATGTACATCGGCAAAGGCTACAAGTACATGAAAGATTTCTCTTCTTATGTACAAGAAGGCTATGATGACGGCGTTCTTGAACAACGACCTACCCTTGTCAACCTGCAATGTGACGAAGATCACCCAACTCAAGCTATGGCCGACTTGCTGCATGTGATCCATGAATTTGGCGGCGTAGAAAACCTCAAAGGCAAAAAAGTTGCTATGACTTGGGCCTATTCGCCATCCTATGGCAAGCCGCTTTCCGTACCGCAAGGTATCTCTGCACTCTTCACGCGTTTCGGCATGGATGTTGTCCTGGCACATCCTGAAGGCTATGAAATCATGCCTGAAATTGAAAAGATTGCAGAAGACAATGCTAAGACTTATGGCGGAAGCTTTACAAAGACCAACTCCATGGAAGAAGCATTCAAAGATGCTGACATTGTATATCCTAAGAGCTGGGCACCATTTGCAGCCATGGAAGAAAGAACCGAACTCTACGGCAATGGCGACCAAGCTGGCATTGACCGTCTCGAAAAAGAACTTCTCGAACAAAACAAACAACATATGGATTGGGCTGCAACAGAAGATATGATGAAGTTGACAAAAGACGGTAAAGCACTTTATATGCACTGCCTGCCTGCCGACATTACCGGCGTGTCTTGTGAAACCGGTGAAGTTGATGCTACAGTATTCGATCGTTATAGAGTGCCTCTATACAAAGAAGCAAGCTTCAAACCATATATTATCGCAGCGATGATTCTGCTTCAAAAGGTTGAAAATCCTGTTGAAACTTTAAAACAGTTGGTAGCAGATGCCAAAGAACGCCAAAAAAATAAATAA
- a CDS encoding CD1247 N-terminal domain-containing protein gives MENLMARIAYLEGLAEGAEIDTASKEGKILVELIDVLGELVDEIAAQQEEVDEYLDLLDDDLSELEDYVYDDDDDDYLDDDYDIYDDIFFDDDNDEVEGDD, from the coding sequence ATGGAAAACTTAATGGCACGTATTGCATATCTTGAAGGCTTGGCAGAAGGTGCAGAGATTGATACTGCATCCAAAGAAGGCAAAATCCTTGTCGAATTAATCGATGTTCTTGGTGAGCTTGTGGATGAAATTGCAGCTCAGCAAGAAGAAGTGGATGAATATTTAGATCTTCTAGATGATGATTTGTCTGAGTTGGAAGACTATGTATATGATGACGACGATGATGATTATCTGGATGATGATTATGACATCTACGATGACATCTTTTTTGATGATGACAATGATGAAGTGGAAGGCGACGACTAA
- a CDS encoding sigma-54-dependent Fis family transcriptional regulator, which translates to MQDLNLIKHEADKYVKMLADIGGGDVELIDRSIRRICGQGAFQDDIGKTFELIPLSYQKAMETKKQIVVYDARHDPLVTRCPVFQHSNFTALIASPIIIAGKVEGILGSTIQDELAPLLSADLDLFATIVKQTADFIAAEYTTILDYQDKSSMLNMFEVLVRSMEEGAIVIDDKSEIQIINQSAKQQLGIKKIIDKDKITINKTGDSLSGADEFIIKIGERVSTVIGKIITFDDQMQYFKIILFRDMGKLKSSIYSITNQVTSANMDSILGSSEAIQNLKRDILKVSKSTSAVLVTGESGTGKELVASAIWQSSNRKDERFVAVNCASVPENILEYDLFGYVKGASEGSDSEGRVGKFELANKGVLFLDEIGNMPLYLQSKLLRVIEEHQIQRIGSNQIIPLDVRLITATNQDLKELIKQNKFRDDLYYRISVIPLEIKPLRERPQDIDDLVAFYIGKYTELFGKVFRRMDKEVQIIIRGYRWPGNIRELENVVEYMVNMMEDGIIHKRDLPENMQHLNVFHEQQDAIQTIEALETLEIKKALDFYGHTTAGKAKAAEALGIGIATLYRKLKAYNLTE; encoded by the coding sequence ATGCAGGACTTAAATCTCATAAAACATGAAGCGGACAAGTACGTGAAAATGCTCGCTGACATTGGCGGCGGCGATGTGGAGCTTATCGACAGAAGTATCCGACGGATTTGCGGACAGGGTGCATTTCAAGATGATATTGGCAAGACTTTTGAGTTAATACCCCTCAGTTATCAAAAAGCCATGGAAACAAAAAAACAAATCGTGGTCTATGATGCGAGACATGATCCGTTAGTGACGCGGTGTCCGGTCTTTCAACACAGCAACTTTACAGCGTTGATCGCATCACCGATCATCATTGCGGGTAAAGTGGAAGGGATTTTAGGCAGTACGATACAAGATGAGTTGGCGCCCCTGTTATCTGCAGATTTGGATCTCTTCGCAACCATCGTTAAACAAACGGCGGATTTTATTGCGGCCGAATACACCACCATTTTAGACTATCAGGACAAGTCCTCCATGCTCAATATGTTTGAAGTCCTGGTGCGAAGTATGGAGGAGGGTGCTATTGTCATCGATGATAAAAGTGAAATTCAAATTATTAACCAATCAGCCAAGCAACAACTGGGCATAAAAAAGATTATTGACAAAGACAAGATCACCATCAATAAAACGGGAGACAGTTTAAGTGGGGCGGATGAATTTATTATTAAAATTGGTGAGCGAGTCTCGACCGTCATCGGCAAAATCATTACCTTTGACGACCAGATGCAATATTTTAAAATCATTCTTTTCAGAGATATGGGGAAGTTGAAGTCCAGTATCTATAGTATCACCAACCAAGTCACTTCAGCCAATATGGACAGCATTTTGGGCAGCAGCGAAGCTATACAAAACCTGAAACGTGACATCTTAAAAGTTTCAAAGTCCACTTCGGCGGTTCTCGTGACAGGCGAGTCGGGAACCGGTAAAGAGCTGGTTGCTTCGGCTATTTGGCAAAGTTCCAATCGCAAGGATGAGCGCTTTGTCGCTGTCAACTGTGCGTCGGTACCAGAAAACATCTTGGAGTACGATCTCTTCGGTTACGTCAAGGGGGCATCGGAAGGGAGTGATTCGGAAGGACGTGTTGGCAAGTTCGAACTTGCCAACAAGGGCGTACTTTTTTTGGATGAGATTGGCAATATGCCACTGTATTTACAGTCAAAGCTCCTGCGTGTCATTGAGGAACACCAGATTCAGCGAATCGGATCCAATCAGATCATCCCTTTGGATGTGCGTCTCATCACAGCCACCAATCAGGACCTCAAAGAGCTTATCAAACAAAATAAATTTCGAGATGATCTTTACTACCGCATTAGCGTCATTCCACTGGAGATCAAACCGCTTCGTGAACGCCCTCAAGATATTGACGACTTAGTGGCATTCTATATCGGTAAGTATACTGAACTTTTCGGCAAAGTTTTTCGTCGGATGGACAAAGAAGTGCAGATTATCATTCGAGGCTACAGATGGCCGGGGAATATTCGTGAACTTGAGAATGTGGTGGAATACATGGTCAATATGATGGAAGACGGCATTATTCACAAGAGAGATCTGCCGGAAAATATGCAGCATCTCAATGTCTTTCATGAACAGCAGGACGCAATTCAAACGATTGAAGCCTTGGAAACCCTAGAGATAAAAAAAGCGTTGGACTTTTATGGTCATACCACGGCGGGAAAGGCGAAAGCTGCCGAGGCATTAGGGATCGGGATAGCGACGCTCTACCGAAAACTTAAGGCCTATAATTTGACTGAGTAA
- a CDS encoding YgeY family selenium metabolism-linked hydrolase yields MSEINYEAIKEKAQSYQADMTAFLRDLILKKGESCEEGDKSNRIKEEMEKLGFDKAWIDPQGNVLGEMGTGATQIAYDAHIDTVGIGNIENWDFDPYQGFEDDALIGGRGGSDQLGGIVSAVYGAKIMKDLGLLNDKFRVLVTGTVQEEDCDGNCWLYMIEQQNIKPEFVVSTEPTDGGIYRGQRGRMEIRVEVEGVSCHGSAPERGDNAIYKMAEILKEIEQLNENPADDSVEIKGLVKMLDEKYNPEYKEANFLGRGTVTTSEIFFTSPSRCAVADSCAVSLDRRMTAGETWESCIKEIEDLPAAKKHNAKVTMYHYSRPSWTGLSYEQECYFPTWVIPQDHKVTQALERAYKGLYGDQRIAPPVEKEQAKRAQLPLTDKWTFSTNGVAIMGRHGIPVIGFGPGAEDQAHAPNEVTFKQDLVTCAATYAVLPLEYIK; encoded by the coding sequence ATGTCAGAAATTAATTACGAAGCCATAAAAGAAAAAGCACAAAGCTATCAAGCCGACATGACCGCTTTTTTAAGAGATCTTATCTTAAAAAAAGGCGAGTCCTGTGAAGAGGGGGATAAATCAAATCGCATCAAAGAAGAGATGGAAAAACTCGGCTTTGACAAGGCTTGGATCGATCCTCAAGGTAACGTCCTCGGGGAAATGGGAACCGGTGCGACTCAAATTGCGTACGATGCACATATCGATACGGTAGGTATCGGGAATATTGAAAATTGGGACTTTGATCCTTACCAAGGGTTTGAAGATGACGCGCTTATTGGCGGCCGTGGCGGTTCGGACCAACTTGGCGGTATTGTATCGGCCGTTTACGGTGCGAAGATTATGAAAGATCTTGGTCTCTTAAATGACAAGTTCAGGGTGTTGGTCACCGGTACCGTTCAAGAAGAAGATTGTGACGGTAACTGCTGGTTGTATATGATTGAGCAGCAAAATATTAAGCCGGAATTTGTCGTATCTACCGAACCGACTGACGGCGGAATTTACCGCGGACAAAGAGGCCGTATGGAAATTCGTGTTGAAGTGGAAGGTGTATCTTGCCATGGTTCCGCACCGGAACGTGGGGACAACGCAATCTACAAGATGGCTGAAATTTTGAAAGAAATCGAACAACTCAATGAAAACCCTGCTGATGACTCGGTTGAAATCAAAGGGTTGGTTAAAATGCTCGATGAAAAATATAATCCTGAATACAAAGAAGCCAACTTCCTCGGTCGAGGTACTGTGACCACATCGGAAATCTTCTTTACTTCACCGTCTCGCTGTGCGGTTGCAGACTCCTGTGCAGTATCTTTGGACCGTCGTATGACAGCGGGTGAAACGTGGGAATCTTGCATTAAAGAAATTGAAGATCTTCCTGCAGCTAAAAAACACAACGCTAAAGTGACGATGTATCACTATTCTCGTCCATCTTGGACCGGTCTTAGCTATGAACAGGAATGTTACTTCCCAACTTGGGTTATTCCACAAGATCACAAGGTGACGCAAGCCCTTGAACGAGCCTATAAAGGCCTTTATGGGGATCAACGTATCGCACCGCCGGTAGAAAAAGAACAGGCAAAACGTGCTCAATTGCCTTTAACTGATAAATGGACGTTCTCTACCAACGGCGTAGCTATTATGGGTCGTCATGGCATTCCTGTCATTGGATTTGGCCCGGGAGCCGAAGATCAAGCGCACGCTCCAAACGAAGTGACTTTCAAACAAGACTTGGTAACTTGTGCTGCAACTTACGCTGTACTGCCGCTAGAATATATTAAATAA
- the arcC gene encoding carbamate kinase, whose product MERKIVIALGGNALGNTPEEQKAAVKHTAKSLLNLVEQGNKIIVSHGNGPQVGMINLAMETGHKYDSKVPEMPFPECGAMSQGYIGYHLQNALRNAFDAAGNTTPIVTLVSQVVVDRDDPAFSQPTKPIGSFYSEDEAKDIERKTGYTFVEDAGRGYRRVIASPKPVDIVEKEAITLLYDAGNVVIAGGGGGIPVVRDEDGYVGVPAVIDKDFTTEKLAELVDADVLLILTAVEKVAINFGKDNQQDIGVMSIEECKTHIADGQFAPGSMLPKVEAAMKFVESKPGRKALITSLEKADEAIQGLTGTWIE is encoded by the coding sequence ATGGAGAGAAAAATTGTGATTGCCCTTGGCGGCAATGCACTGGGAAATACACCGGAAGAACAAAAAGCGGCAGTGAAGCACACTGCAAAAAGCCTATTGAACCTAGTTGAACAGGGCAATAAAATCATTGTGAGCCACGGCAACGGACCGCAAGTCGGCATGATCAATCTGGCGATGGAAACCGGCCATAAATATGACAGCAAAGTGCCTGAGATGCCATTTCCTGAATGCGGAGCTATGAGTCAGGGTTATATCGGTTATCACTTGCAAAACGCCCTGCGCAATGCCTTTGATGCAGCAGGCAACACCACTCCGATTGTCACCTTGGTATCTCAAGTCGTGGTGGACAGAGACGATCCTGCGTTCTCACAACCGACCAAGCCGATAGGTTCATTCTACTCTGAAGACGAGGCCAAAGACATTGAACGTAAAACAGGCTACACCTTTGTCGAAGATGCCGGGCGCGGTTATCGTCGCGTCATCGCATCACCAAAGCCTGTAGATATTGTAGAGAAAGAAGCCATCACCTTACTCTATGATGCAGGCAATGTCGTTATCGCCGGCGGTGGCGGCGGGATTCCTGTGGTTCGAGACGAAGACGGTTATGTCGGTGTGCCTGCGGTAATCGATAAGGACTTCACTACAGAAAAATTAGCAGAACTTGTAGATGCTGATGTACTTCTCATTCTCACTGCCGTGGAAAAAGTGGCCATTAACTTCGGTAAAGACAACCAGCAAGACATCGGTGTCATGTCTATTGAAGAATGCAAGACACATATTGCTGACGGTCAATTCGCACCGGGTTCCATGTTGCCGAAAGTGGAAGCTGCTATGAAGTTTGTTGAATCCAAACCGGGCAGAAAAGCTCTCATCACGTCTCTTGAAAAAGCTGACGAAGCTATTCAAGGCCTAACGGGAACCTGGATTGAGTAA
- the efp gene encoding elongation factor P, giving the protein MISAGDFRKGVTFVMDGDVYQVVEFQHVKPGKGAAFVRAKIKSVLTGGAKETTFNPSEKFENATILTKEMQYLYNDGELYYFMDNETYEQIPMGKDIVDEALNFMRENDIATINFYDGKPFRVSPANFVELEVTETEPGVKGDTSSGGNKPATVETGFTLNVPLFVNMGDVIRIDTRTGEYMSRV; this is encoded by the coding sequence ATGATATCAGCAGGGGATTTTAGAAAGGGTGTTACGTTTGTTATGGATGGCGATGTGTATCAAGTCGTTGAATTCCAACACGTAAAACCGGGCAAAGGAGCAGCCTTTGTGCGCGCGAAAATTAAATCTGTACTTACCGGCGGCGCAAAAGAAACCACGTTTAACCCATCTGAAAAATTTGAAAATGCTACCATTCTTACTAAAGAAATGCAATATCTTTACAATGATGGCGAACTTTATTATTTTATGGACAATGAGACCTATGAACAAATTCCAATGGGTAAAGATATAGTGGACGAAGCATTAAACTTTATGAGAGAAAATGACATAGCAACCATCAACTTCTATGACGGCAAACCGTTTAGAGTTTCACCTGCAAACTTTGTTGAGTTGGAAGTGACTGAAACGGAACCTGGTGTCAAAGGCGATACGTCTTCCGGCGGCAATAAACCGGCAACTGTTGAAACAGGATTCACACTGAATGTGCCCCTCTTTGTCAACATGGGCGATGTGATCCGTATCGATACCAGAACCGGCGAGTATATGTCCAGAGTTTAA
- a CDS encoding pilus assembly FimT family protein, translating to MKRGFTLIELVLVLGIMGLLVSAVGLNFKAVSAYQHRTETRALARRIRTARSTAVATRSTVSVSFREDGYTVQGQGPYRLPQGMHLTSNVSEDLQFNKYGIPSIEGKARTLTITYQGQSIVITIAPVTGKVTTKL from the coding sequence ATGAAACGAGGCTTTACACTGATTGAGCTGGTGTTGGTCCTTGGCATTATGGGGTTACTGGTAAGTGCTGTAGGCCTTAATTTTAAAGCGGTAAGCGCCTATCAGCATCGCACTGAAACACGTGCTTTGGCAAGACGTATTCGAACTGCCCGAAGTACCGCCGTAGCCACCCGTTCGACGGTTTCTGTAAGCTTTAGAGAAGACGGTTACACCGTCCAAGGGCAGGGGCCGTATAGGTTGCCTCAAGGTATGCATCTTACCTCCAATGTCAGCGAGGATTTACAGTTTAACAAGTATGGCATTCCTTCTATTGAGGGGAAAGCACGTACGTTGACGATAACTTATCAAGGACAGTCCATCGTCATTACTATTGCGCCGGTGACGGGGAAGGTGACAACCAAACTATGA
- the dpaL gene encoding diaminopropionate ammonia-lyase → MAEQYRIVLNDVSKKDKAPLDFINSDITASAQKFHASFPQYEPTPLVELKNLAALLGVKDIFVKDESYRFGLNAFKVLGGSFAIGKYIAEKLGMDIEDLPFEKLTSQDVKDQLGDITFVTATDGNHGRGVAWAAKALNQKCVVIMPNGSALERRDNIRALGAQCDIMDGLNYDDCVRLANQYAEEKGWVMVQDTAWEGYEKIPTWIIQGYATLAKEAYDQLLEKGQHITHIFVQAGVGSFATGVTGFFSSVLTGDKKPLIAVVEPEKANCNFITAEADDGKIHNVTGEMNTIMAGLACGEPVTVGWPILSSYADAFLSVPDKAAARGMRVLGNPLKDDQRIISGESGAATTGVVTEILQRDDLKSIKEQLQLDENSVILLFSTEGDTDFEHYRKVVWDGYYTNDDNYNYTIIR, encoded by the coding sequence ATGGCTGAACAATATCGAATTGTATTAAACGATGTAAGCAAGAAAGACAAAGCACCTCTTGATTTTATCAACAGCGACATTACGGCCTCGGCACAAAAGTTTCATGCAAGCTTTCCTCAATATGAGCCGACACCGCTTGTAGAACTCAAAAATTTGGCAGCACTTTTGGGCGTCAAGGATATTTTTGTCAAAGATGAATCCTATCGTTTTGGACTCAACGCCTTTAAGGTGCTGGGCGGTTCGTTTGCTATCGGCAAGTACATTGCCGAGAAACTGGGTATGGACATTGAAGACTTACCTTTTGAAAAATTGACGTCTCAAGACGTGAAGGACCAATTGGGCGACATTACTTTTGTTACAGCAACAGACGGCAACCATGGACGGGGTGTTGCGTGGGCGGCGAAAGCTCTCAATCAAAAGTGTGTGGTTATCATGCCGAACGGCTCCGCATTGGAACGCAGAGACAACATTCGTGCGTTGGGTGCTCAGTGTGATATTATGGACGGTCTGAACTATGACGATTGTGTGCGCCTTGCCAACCAATATGCCGAAGAAAAGGGCTGGGTCATGGTGCAAGACACGGCGTGGGAAGGCTATGAAAAAATTCCGACTTGGATTATACAGGGATATGCCACATTAGCTAAAGAAGCTTATGATCAACTTCTTGAAAAGGGACAGCACATCACTCACATCTTTGTTCAAGCGGGCGTAGGCTCCTTTGCAACCGGCGTAACCGGGTTTTTCAGCTCTGTGCTCACCGGTGACAAAAAGCCGCTTATTGCCGTTGTAGAACCGGAAAAAGCGAATTGCAATTTCATCACAGCCGAAGCTGACGACGGCAAAATTCACAACGTTACCGGCGAGATGAATACCATTATGGCGGGGCTTGCCTGTGGAGAACCGGTCACTGTAGGCTGGCCGATATTAAGCTCTTATGCCGACGCGTTTCTCTCTGTACCTGATAAGGCTGCGGCACGCGGTATGCGCGTTCTCGGCAATCCGTTGAAAGACGACCAACGGATTATCTCCGGCGAATCCGGCGCAGCAACCACAGGGGTTGTCACTGAGATACTGCAACGGGATGATCTTAAGTCAATTAAAGAACAACTTCAATTGGATGAGAACTCGGTTATTCTTTTGTTCAGCACGGAAGGCGATACTGATTTTGAACATTACCGTAAAGTTGTATGGGACGGCTATTACACTAACGATGACAACTATAATTACACCATTATTCGATAA
- a CDS encoding type II secretion system protein, with protein sequence MTIKPYKGFTLIELIIAIGLLTVVGSVLLHGFEAATASQKDIGAVYNTYNTLENALEAASYAVLHHTAPQSYDGIVVTTQTDGNLVTITVKEDTYELKKIINTSLYAH encoded by the coding sequence ATGACCATAAAGCCATATAAAGGGTTTACATTAATCGAACTGATCATCGCCATTGGACTGTTAACCGTGGTGGGCTCGGTGCTGTTACATGGGTTTGAAGCGGCCACGGCTTCTCAAAAGGACATTGGCGCTGTTTATAACACGTACAATACCTTGGAGAATGCGTTGGAAGCGGCGAGTTACGCCGTATTACATCACACGGCACCGCAGTCTTACGACGGCATTGTTGTCACTACACAAACCGACGGCAACTTAGTCACCATTACAGTAAAAGAGGATACATATGAGCTCAAAAAAATTATCAACACCAGCCTTTACGCTCATTGA
- a CDS encoding SGNH/GDSL hydrolase family protein: protein MARIAVIGDSIVNGYGIGGKSFAYVPGRDELVIQGINGATTTDVLAKIRGMGEIDVLFTYCGINDFLAGRSVADVLDAYHRMRIMVPCHVIMMPVGVEESELLYIFNPTGINRKLAALRRALLEEGVAMIDFYSRIQPVTIDGIHPTQAIHNTMRRLFTAYLEGLWNR from the coding sequence ATGGCGCGAATCGCAGTGATAGGAGACTCTATTGTTAACGGGTACGGCATCGGCGGGAAGAGCTTTGCGTATGTGCCGGGGCGTGATGAGCTGGTCATACAGGGCATAAACGGTGCGACGACCACTGATGTCCTTGCCAAGATACGAGGTATGGGGGAGATTGACGTGCTCTTTACCTATTGTGGGATCAATGATTTTTTAGCCGGACGTTCAGTGGCGGATGTGCTGGATGCTTATCACCGTATGCGGATCATGGTGCCATGCCATGTGATCATGATGCCTGTTGGTGTTGAGGAGAGTGAGTTGCTTTACATTTTCAATCCGACAGGAATTAATCGAAAACTCGCGGCCCTTCGCCGGGCGTTATTGGAAGAGGGGGTGGCTATGATCGATTTCTACAGTCGTATACAGCCTGTGACTATAGACGGCATTCATCCCACCCAAGCCATTCATAATACCATGCGAAGACTATTTACGGCATACTTGGAGGGACTATGGAATCGATAA